tctataatttttttaatatttagggTTATTTTAGATAGGCAGTGCATTCACTCACGATTAGTGTACAAACAGTGATGATGATAAGATTAGATATTTTAACAATACTATAGCATaagacaaaaaagaagaaactaaATACACCGCAATGAAAATAAAGTTCTTTCGAAAGGGCCATTAGGAGATctcctcaaattttttttcaaacttatttaaaaatcaaatttcaaataaatattaaaaaaattgaatacaatttatttttttatacaaattcaCTCATAATTCAATCGACTTTCACCTAAGTTTTCATCCTTCAAAATCTCTTTAACCTTGGGTGAAAATTGTTGCATCCCAtcggttttatttatttatttatttattttggtttaattttttttacgagaaaagaataaaattttaacaataatgcAACTAATACAAATTGACCTAAACATTGAACCCACAATTAATTTGAATGGAACTTACTCGGTCCCATGCGGGGTTTATTCTCTTCAtgatttaaaccaaataaatgaagttaacaaatattcaaCGACAATGTACAGCACATAATTAAGTCAACAACCAGGTGGTTCATGCATCACTTTCCACATAAATTAGAcatcctttctttcttcttgttcATAAACTAGACAACCCTTATTATTAGGACAACCAATATTCTAATTTCactctttatttttagttttccaCATATCCCAGGTAATAAAAAATTGCTTAAGTATCTCACTCTAATATACTGTTAttgattggttttttttattcaatttggtacatagatttattttccatctattattttaattttttcgtaaCATCCTTAAATTTGAGATATGTAATACTTTGCCAATAGTGACGCATGATAATGATTATATCAtcatctaaaaatatattttttaaatttaaaaatatataaatcatagagtaaaaatttaaaggttcaATTATGTTCCAAGTCCCTATGCATTTTGTACAtttgaaatgtaatattttttatgttcaagaatttagtttttgtactttttgaatttaaaattcagGTCCAGTTGTTACTCGctaaaattcttttgttaaatttagtggtgtgatattttgaaattatttaaaaaaaattcatatggTAGTCTTATGACAAAGAAATGACATTAAAACGCTTatgcaaataataaaaaaacacttatttgaactcatcataataatttttctttttgaaattgttttcttAAGAAAAGTTGGTAAGCATTTTCAATTGaacatatgtttatatatatatatatatgaaatggagaataatataacatttggtTAGGTATAACTTATGGAATGTTAATAAATATGGTAATGTATCTAAATACCGATATATATAGTAATGTGAATTTGAATGAATCTGTCGAAATGGGTGACAACTTTTATGCATAAATGGTAGTTTAGCTCTAATGGGATTCATTGGATATGTAGATTTGATTGAAGTTATATTTGCaaatgagtttgatgtgatttagATGATTGCAAATAGgtatcaaaatttaacaaaaaaacaataCGTCATGTCACGATGTCGAATATTTGTCGTCATGATGAGATCAAGTTGTCATTTACAATGCGACATCGAGTATTGATTGTTGTGACGAGGCTTGTTCAGTATGTTACGTCACGACATCAACCCAATGTTTTgaaatctttataatttggtcttAATTCGGCTTTGCGTTGACTTTAGAACTTTCGTAAGCTCATATAATTAAGACCCGGAAACAACTATATATTGTATTGTATGATTGTATTAgttgaaattaatcatttaatagtataaatcGAATATAGTTTGGTCGTAGTTGTTCCGGCAGGGAATATGACATCTCATAACTCGAATCTGATGATCGGGTCAAGTAATGAGATGTTACATTAactatcttttaacttttttttctatttaaaatattttaaatatatttcaaatttctcCAAAGTAATGAACTTGCCAATTCTAATAAGTACTAATGATAAAACATGAGATTTGGTAATTAGTAAGTGCAGATGTCCATTTTCCATGTTTTCTAGACATATACATTATAGACATGTTTTAAGGTTACATTGAAGATCAATTGAGTATTGCTGCACACTCTGCTGGTTCTTTCATTATTGTCTTAGTATCATGCCACTCACGGTGCTATAACATCCCTTGTAGAGATAGAAATTAGCTCAAGCAaatccataaaattaaaaataaataaacaccaggagaaaaaggctgaaaattaagagaaaaaatctgatttatCATTCTCTTATTGAAAGGAGACAGAGATGAAGTGAAATCACAGTTTTATACAACCCTTTCTCATGAGTTAAAGTGATCAAACATCAATAATAGTTAAATGTGttggttaaaatgataaagaatcTAATTTTGTTAGGTAAAGTTTTAGGTTGGAGTTTTTTGGATAGAAAAAATAATAGTGGAGGAGTTTTGCTTTGCGTAAATCGACTTGATTGAACTTCAAAtctaattcaaatttaatcaaaaatctaataattttatgaaagataaaaataatacaagttaGAGATAGAAATTTATACATTATTggataaaaatcaaaagaaaaataaaggttcAGAATTCAGGGATGTAAGAACAATTAATGTACAATGGCAGCAAAATCTTTTCCTATGGAAAAGAAGTGGAAAGCTGTACAGATTTCATGATAGAAACtacaaacattcaaatcatacaatagaaatggaaaatatattaTCACTAATCAAATGGAAAACTATAGGTGGTGATTAAGTTCTCCAATTCTCAGTTCCTCCTAGAAAAGAACTCAGATACAAGTAGGAGAAAATGTTCAAAATAAAGCacagaaaaagagagaaaaaagccAATCATCTCTTCCAACTTCGACTTCGAGATAATGGATCTTTGAATCCACCAACAACCCATGTCTCTTTGGCTGTATCAGAAGAACAAGTTTTGTAGAAACCAAGGTCGTACTTCATCACCACCAAGCTTTGTGTTGTTGTCTTTCTGTTTTCTTCTTCCATTAATGACCTtaaattctttgttttcttctcaCATTTCTTCTtgcattcttcttcttcatcatcgtTTTGTATGTTTTCTTCATCTTTAACGTTCTCTTTTAACCAACTTTTAGCAGGAGCTGACCTACAGCGCATAAGCAAGAGGGCATTTGGAGGTGGAACTGCAGTTTGagcatcatcatcaacaacGTCAACGTCATGGGACTtccccttttcttcttttaaaagtCCGTCGTTTTGATTCTCTTGAAGCACCATGAACCATTTCGAGAATACGGTTCTCGATGCCTCCTTGTCATCATCATGGATATGGTTATGGTTTTCTTGAGATTCTTCATCTTCGTCATCATCATCTTCGGTAGTGATATCGGATTGAGGGAATGACCTGAAACATCGAAAATCGAAACGGATGCTCCGCAAACAGGTAAAGAACTGCATCACTTCCTTTTTAAAACCAAGGGACTCGATCCAACCGGGTCTCTTCTTGTGACGCCTGCTGTTGTGAATCCTTTCAATCTCTTCCATCACTGATTGCCAGGTTTTGCATGAGGTGGTTTTAGACCTGACTTTGATCTGCCCGGCGCAGGTGACTTTAGGGGAAGACGGTTCCGTGATCTCGGGTCTCATTTGCTTGTTGTTTGCCCATAGAAGAGGGCTAGCTAAGCCTACTCCACTACCATTCCTGGTTCTTGATCTCTTAATGAGAGGGTGGTGGTGATGGCGGTGATTGTGGTGGCGGATGTCGGGTTCCGATGGCCTTGCTGGACTAGAAATGGGCTTAGGCATTAAGGTTAAACGGGATCGAGATGGGAAACATACTAGCAAATCTGCTGAAGGAGCTCCTTTGGTTTTTCTTCCTTTCATGGTGATGGCAGGGctgttttgattttgtttctcttttgtttcCCTCTTATTCTCTTTGCTCAACTAACTTCAATGGTTTCTTTTGACATGTTGGACAATGGGcacttttcaactttttcttggcttgtaatttattttgaaaaataaacacatatattatacacataaatTAACTCACATGTCAATCAATAGTCAAcacaatttataaaagaaaaaattttaaatttttaatactcAAATTTAAGACTCATCTATAAACTATTcagaattcaaattaaatttaaagtaaattcatatgtaataaaatttaaacgtgagat
This genomic stretch from Gossypium raimondii isolate GPD5lz chromosome 6, ASM2569854v1, whole genome shotgun sequence harbors:
- the LOC105773948 gene encoding uncharacterized protein LOC105773948, with translation MKGRKTKGAPSADLLVCFPSRSRLTLMPKPISSPARPSEPDIRHHNHRHHHHPLIKRSRTRNGSGVGLASPLLWANNKQMRPEITEPSSPKVTCAGQIKVRSKTTSCKTWQSVMEEIERIHNSRRHKKRPGWIESLGFKKEVMQFFTCLRSIRFDFRCFRSFPQSDITTEDDDDEDEESQENHNHIHDDDKEASRTVFSKWFMVLQENQNDGLLKEEKGKSHDVDVVDDDAQTAVPPPNALLLMRCRSAPAKSWLKENVKDEENIQNDDEEEECKKKCEKKTKNLRSLMEEENRKTTTQSLVVMKYDLGFYKTCSSDTAKETWVVGGFKDPLSRSRSWKR